One window of the Cryptomeria japonica chromosome 7, Sugi_1.0, whole genome shotgun sequence genome contains the following:
- the LOC131856878 gene encoding fatty acyl-CoA reductase 3-like has product MVASCMIASIARNASQPGLSVYHVASLNVDPLKYTVIVDAAYAYFSEHPCTSKNGRIILYVVDKLLLGYFKLQPLYTLLLEKYKFALKLARIYEPFLFFKGTFDISNTEHLWNEMSERDQENFKFDVKSIDWKHYFLNCHIPGLVKYVMRG; this is encoded by the exons ATGGTTGCTAGTTGCATGATAGCATCGATAGCGAGGAATGCATCACAGCCGGGTCTATCTGTCTATCACGTAGCTTCCTTAAATGTAGACCCATTGAAGTACACTGTGATTGTTGATGCTGCTTATGCCTACTTTTCAGAACATCCGTGCACATCTAAGAATGGGAGGATC ATACTCTACGTTGTTGATAAGCTTCTGCTAGGGTACTTCAAGCTGCAGCCGCTCTACACTCTTTTGCTTGAGAAGTACAAATTTGCATTGAAGCTCGCTCGAATCTACGAACCCTTTCTTTTCTTCAAGGGAAC GTTTGACATCTCAAACACGGAACATTTGTGGAATGAAATGTCAGAGAGAGATCAGGAGAATTTCAAGTTTGATGTTAAGAGCATAGACTGGAAACACTATTTCCTCAACTGTCATATTCCTGGACTCGTGAAATATGTTATGAGAGGATGA